Proteins from a single region of Coregonus clupeaformis isolate EN_2021a chromosome 19, ASM2061545v1, whole genome shotgun sequence:
- the LOC121531972 gene encoding dnaJ homolog subfamily A member 2-like, which translates to MANVVDTKLYDILGVSPSASENDLKKAYRKLAKEFHPDKNPDAGDKFKEISFAYEVLTNPEKKELYDRYGEQGLREGGGGGAGMDDIFSHIFGGGLFGFMGGQGRGGGGRNGGRRRGEDMVHPLKVSLEDLYNGKTTKLQLSKNVLCASCNGAGGKAGAVQKCVACRGRGMRIMIRQLAPGMVQQMQSVCTDCNGEGEVISEKDRCKKCEGRKVNKETKLLEVHVDKGMRHGQKISFTGEADQAPGTEPGDILLVLQEKEHEEFRRDGHDLHMTQRIGLVEALCGFQLAVTHLDGRQLAVKYPPGKVIDPGCIRVVKGEGMPQYRNPFEKGDLFIKFDVQFPDNNWISPEKLTELEDLLPARAEGPVISSEAEEVDLQDCEVRGQGSAGARREAYNDSSDEEGGPHGPGVQCAHQ; encoded by the exons aTGGCCAACGTTGTGGATACCAAGCTATACGACATCCTCGGAGTTTCACCCTCCGCCTCAGAAAACGACCTAAAGAAG GCATACCGCAAATTGGCCAAAGAGTTTCACCCTGATAAGAACCCAGATGCCGGGGACAAG TTTAAGGAGATCAGTTTTGCGTATGAGGTGCTGACCAATCCTGAGAAGAAGGAGCTGTATGACCGTTATGGAGAGCAGGGGCTGcgggagggaggtggtggaggggCTGGCATGGATGACATCTTCTCCCACATCTTTGGAGGTGGGCTGTTTGGCTTCATGGGGGGGCAGGGACGCGGAGGAGGAGGACGCAACGGGGggcgcaggagaggagaggacatggtgCACCCCCTCAA AGTTTCACTGGAAGACCTCTACAATGGTAAAACAACTAAACTACAACTCAGCAAGAATGTCCTGTGTGCTTCCTGCAATGg TGCGGGTGGTAAGGCGGGGGCGGTGCAGAAGTGTGTGGCATGCAGAGGGAGAGGCATGAGGATCATGATCAGACAGCTGGCTCCTGGCATGGTCCAACAGATGCAGTCAGTCTGCACAGACTGCAACGGAGAGG GGGAGGTAATCAGTGAGAAGGACCGCTGTAAGAAGTGTGAGGGTCGTAAGGTGAACAAGGAGACCAAGCTGTTGGAGGTCCATGTTGATAAAGGCATGAGGCATGGCCAGAAGATCAGCTTCACTGGAGAGGCTGACCAAGCCCCAGGCACTGAGCCTGGAGACATCCTACTGGTCCTACAGGAGAAGGAGCAcgag GAGTTCCGTCGTGATGGCCATGACCTCCACATGACGCAGCGTATCGGCCTGGTGGAAGCTCTGTGTGGCTTTCAGTTGGCGGTCACACACCTCGACGGACGCCAGCTAGCCGTCAAATATCCCCCTGGCAAGGTCATAGACCCAG gttgtATCCGAGTGGTGAAGGGAGAGGGGATGCCTCAGTACAGGAACCCCTTTGAGAAGGGAGATCTGTTCATCAAGTTTGATGTCCAGTTCCCTGACAACAACTGGATCAGCCCTGAGAAACTCACC GAGTTGGAGGACCTGCTGCCTGCGCGTGCGGAGGGACCAGTCATCTCGTCGGAGGCAGAGGAGGTTGACCTCCAGGactgtgaggtcagaggtcaggggtcagcggGGGCCAGGAGGGAGGCCTACAACGACAGCTCTGATGAGGAGGGGGGGCCGCACGGCCCAGGGGTACAGTGTGCCCACCAGTAG